A single window of Polaribacter sp. SA4-10 DNA harbors:
- the odhB gene encoding 2-oxoglutarate dehydrogenase complex dihydrolipoyllysine-residue succinyltransferase, with protein sequence MILEMKVPSPGESITEVEIATWLVEDGDYVEKDQPIAEVDSDKATLELPAEESGIITLKAEEGDAVNVGEVVCLIDTSAAKPAGAAAKTEAPKEEKKVAVKEAPKAATYATGTASPAAKKVLAEKGISATTISGSGKDGRITKEDAVKAVPSMGTQPTTGSRGTERKKMSMLRRKVAERLVAVKSETAMLTTFNEVNMQPIFDLRKQFKEDFKAKHGVGLGFMSFFTLAVVRALKLFPDVNSMIDGDFQIKNDFQDISIAVSGPKGLMVPVIRNAENLSFRGVESEVKRLAIRARDGQITIDEMTGGTFTITNGGVFGSMLSTPILNPPQSGILGMHNIVNRPMAVNGQVEIQPIMYVALSYDHRIVDGRESVGFLVAVKEALENPMELLMDNNPTKALEM encoded by the coding sequence ATGATTTTAGAAATGAAAGTTCCTTCTCCGGGAGAATCAATTACAGAAGTAGAAATTGCAACGTGGTTAGTAGAAGATGGTGATTATGTTGAAAAAGATCAACCTATTGCTGAAGTAGATTCTGACAAAGCAACTTTAGAATTGCCTGCAGAAGAAAGCGGAATTATCACTTTAAAAGCTGAGGAAGGTGATGCTGTTAATGTTGGTGAAGTAGTTTGCCTAATTGATACAAGCGCTGCTAAACCAGCAGGTGCTGCTGCTAAAACTGAAGCTCCAAAAGAAGAAAAGAAAGTTGCCGTAAAAGAAGCTCCAAAAGCAGCAACATATGCTACTGGTACTGCTTCTCCTGCAGCTAAGAAAGTATTAGCTGAAAAAGGAATTTCTGCAACTACTATAAGTGGATCTGGAAAAGATGGTAGAATTACTAAAGAGGATGCAGTAAAAGCGGTGCCTTCTATGGGAACGCAACCAACAACTGGTTCTAGAGGTACTGAGCGTAAGAAAATGTCTATGTTGCGTAGAAAAGTTGCAGAGCGTTTGGTTGCTGTAAAAAGCGAAACGGCTATGTTAACTACTTTTAATGAAGTAAACATGCAGCCAATTTTTGATTTGCGTAAACAATTTAAAGAAGATTTTAAAGCAAAACATGGCGTTGGATTAGGATTTATGTCTTTCTTCACGTTAGCTGTTGTAAGAGCTTTAAAATTGTTTCCTGATGTGAATTCGATGATTGATGGAGATTTCCAAATCAAAAATGATTTTCAAGATATTTCTATTGCAGTTTCCGGACCAAAAGGTTTAATGGTTCCCGTAATTAGAAATGCAGAAAACTTGTCTTTTAGAGGTGTAGAATCTGAAGTAAAACGTTTAGCAATTAGAGCTAGAGATGGACAAATAACAATTGATGAAATGACGGGTGGAACTTTTACCATTACAAATGGTGGTGTTTTTGGTTCTATGTTATCTACGCCAATTTTAAATCCTCCACAAAGTGGAATCTTAGGAATGCACAATATTGTAAACAGACCAATGGCTGTAAATGGGCAAGTTGAAATACAACCTATTATGTATGTTGCTTTGTCTTATGATCATAGAATTGTAGATGGTAGAGAATCTGTTGGTTTCTTAGTTGCTGTTAAAGAAGCATTAGAAAATCCTATGGAATTATTGATGGATAACAACCCAACAAAAGCATTAGAAATGTAG
- a CDS encoding 2-oxoglutarate dehydrogenase E1 component — MDKFSFLNAAHTGFIADLYDQYLVNPDSVEPSWRSFFQGYDLANENYSFKDEDVSTEIPEEVKKEFLVVDLINGYRTRGHLFTETNPVRDRRQYKPTLDIENFGLSKEDLGKTFSAGEVLGLGKTTLSEIIKNLQRIFCDSIGVEYMYMRNPEKLKWWQNRLNTNDNRPNYSVEAKKYILGKLNQAVTFESFLQTKYVGQKRFSLEGGEALIPGISVALRDAAGIYGVKECVIGMAHRGRLNTLVNIFKKPVRDLFSEFEGKDFEDEDIDGDVKYHLGLTLSKTFRDGNKIKMNLVPNPSHLETVAAVVEGITRAKIDRKYKGDESKILPIIIHGDAAIAGQGIVYEVTQMAKLNGYKTGGTIHIVVNNQIGFTTNYLDARSSTYCTDVAKVTLSPVLHVNADDTEAVCHAMEMALEFRMKFKSDIFIDLLGYRKYGHNEGDEPRFTQPKLYKAIAKHKNPKDIYVEQLLTEGSINDTYLNEITTEFKQMLEREFEEAKKVKTSKLREFMKSTWKGYERQDLDAMLLTENTQYSEDGLKNIAKVVSTVPENVKFVKKAERILQGRDKMVFETNKLDWGMAENLAYGSLMEEGFNVRISGQDVERGTFSHRHAVLRDEITEERINLLNTNPKSKGKMTIYNSLLSEYGVLGFDYGYAMANPNTLTIWEAQFGDFSNGAQIIFDQYISAAEDKWKLQNGIVVLLPHGYEGQGSEHSSARIERYLQLCAIDNMTVTNCTTPANFYHLLRRQMKRNYRKPLIVFTPKSLLRHPKAVNTIQDLANGEFQEVIDDTLNPKNVKKLVFCMGKFYYDLLEEREKLERDDVALVRIEQLFPLHLEKIQKVIDRYPNIEEYIWAQEEPRNMGAWSFMLERFELVKLTVRSRKYYAVPAAGSSTRFKKRHKAVIDSVFDNE, encoded by the coding sequence ATGGACAAATTTTCGTTCTTAAACGCAGCACACACAGGCTTTATCGCCGATTTATACGACCAGTATTTAGTTAATCCAGATTCGGTTGAACCTAGTTGGAGAAGTTTTTTTCAAGGGTATGATTTAGCCAATGAAAACTATTCTTTTAAAGATGAGGATGTTTCTACAGAAATTCCTGAAGAAGTAAAAAAAGAATTTCTGGTTGTAGATCTTATAAACGGGTATAGAACCCGTGGGCACTTGTTTACTGAAACAAACCCAGTTAGAGATAGAAGACAATACAAGCCAACTTTAGACATAGAAAATTTTGGATTATCTAAAGAGGATTTAGGTAAAACATTTTCTGCTGGTGAAGTTTTAGGTTTAGGTAAAACAACACTTTCTGAAATAATTAAAAACTTACAACGTATTTTTTGTGATTCTATTGGTGTAGAATACATGTATATGCGTAATCCAGAAAAGTTAAAATGGTGGCAGAATCGTTTGAATACAAATGATAATCGCCCTAATTATTCTGTAGAAGCTAAGAAATATATTTTAGGTAAATTAAACCAAGCAGTTACTTTTGAAAGTTTTTTACAAACTAAATATGTTGGTCAAAAACGTTTTTCTTTAGAAGGAGGAGAAGCTTTAATTCCTGGAATTAGTGTTGCTTTGCGCGATGCTGCAGGAATTTATGGGGTAAAAGAATGTGTTATTGGAATGGCGCATCGAGGTAGATTAAATACATTGGTAAACATTTTTAAAAAACCTGTTAGAGACTTATTTAGTGAATTTGAAGGTAAAGATTTTGAAGATGAGGATATTGATGGAGATGTAAAATACCATTTAGGTTTAACTTTAAGTAAAACTTTTAGAGATGGAAACAAAATTAAAATGAATTTAGTTCCAAATCCATCTCACTTAGAAACCGTTGCAGCGGTAGTTGAAGGGATTACAAGAGCTAAGATTGATAGAAAATACAAGGGTGACGAAAGCAAGATATTACCTATTATAATTCATGGAGATGCTGCAATTGCAGGTCAAGGTATTGTTTATGAGGTAACTCAAATGGCAAAATTAAATGGTTATAAAACAGGAGGAACAATTCATATTGTTGTAAACAATCAAATTGGGTTTACTACCAACTATTTAGACGCACGTTCTAGTACGTATTGTACTGATGTTGCTAAAGTAACCTTGTCACCTGTTTTACACGTTAATGCAGACGATACAGAAGCTGTTTGCCATGCAATGGAAATGGCATTAGAATTTAGAATGAAGTTTAAATCGGATATTTTTATCGATTTATTAGGCTATAGAAAATATGGCCATAATGAAGGTGATGAACCTCGTTTTACACAACCAAAATTATACAAAGCAATTGCAAAGCATAAAAATCCAAAAGATATTTATGTAGAACAATTATTAACTGAGGGTTCTATAAATGACACTTATTTAAATGAAATTACTACTGAGTTTAAACAAATGCTTGAAAGAGAATTTGAAGAAGCTAAGAAAGTAAAAACCTCTAAGCTTAGAGAATTTATGAAATCTACTTGGAAAGGATATGAGCGTCAAGATTTAGACGCCATGTTGCTTACTGAGAATACACAATATTCTGAAGATGGATTAAAAAATATTGCAAAAGTAGTTTCTACAGTTCCAGAGAATGTAAAATTTGTTAAAAAAGCAGAACGTATTCTACAAGGTAGAGATAAAATGGTTTTTGAGACCAATAAATTAGATTGGGGAATGGCTGAAAACCTTGCCTATGGAAGTTTAATGGAAGAAGGATTTAATGTTCGTATTTCTGGACAAGATGTAGAAAGAGGAACTTTTTCTCATAGACACGCTGTTTTACGTGATGAAATTACAGAAGAGAGAATAAATTTATTAAACACAAATCCAAAAAGTAAAGGGAAAATGACGATTTATAACTCGTTATTGTCTGAATACGGTGTCTTAGGTTTTGATTATGGTTATGCCATGGCAAACCCTAATACATTAACTATTTGGGAAGCTCAGTTTGGAGATTTCTCTAACGGAGCTCAGATTATATTTGACCAATACATTTCTGCTGCAGAAGATAAGTGGAAATTACAAAACGGAATTGTAGTCTTATTACCTCATGGTTATGAAGGACAAGGTTCTGAGCATTCATCTGCAAGAATAGAGCGTTATTTACAATTATGTGCAATAGATAACATGACCGTTACAAACTGTACAACACCGGCTAATTTCTATCATTTATTACGTAGACAAATGAAACGTAATTATAGAAAACCATTAATTGTATTTACGCCAAAAAGTTTATTACGTCATCCAAAAGCGGTGAATACGATTCAAGATTTAGCAAACGGAGAATTCCAAGAAGTTATAGATGATACACTAAACCCTAAAAATGTAAAGAAACTAGTTTTCTGTATGGGTAAATTCTATTATGATTTACTTGAAGAAAGAGAAAAATTAGAAAGAGATGATGTTGCTTTAGTTAGAATTGAACAATTATTCCCTTTACATTTAGAGAAAATTCAAAAAGTAATTGATAGATATCCAAATATTGAAGAATATATTTGGGCACAAGAAGAGCCTAGAAACATGGGTGCTTGGAGTTTTATGTTAGAGCGTTTTGAGTTGGTAAAATTAACTGTTCGTTCTCGTAAATATTATGCAGTACCGGCAGCAGGTTCTAGCACAAGATTTAAAAAACGTCATAAAGCAGTTATTGATAGTGTTTTTGATAATGAGTAG
- a CDS encoding SDR family oxidoreductase yields the protein MQRMTNKTVLITGGASGIGKIMARLLLERGAKVILWDINKLKIDETISELASKGTVVGFIVDVSDSNQIEQTAKKVKKEIGVVDVLINNAGIVAGKYFHEHTTLDISKTMDINASAPMLITKEFLNDMLDQNSGHICNIASSGGLISNPKMSVYAASKWSVIGWSDSLRLEMKLLKKNINITTIMPYYINTGMFDGVKSKIPILAPETAALAIIKAMEQKKRMVTIPGYMYRLTRIGQGFMSINVFDWFAGKVLGIYKTMEHFTGHKK from the coding sequence ATGCAACGAATGACAAATAAAACAGTTCTAATTACAGGCGGAGCATCTGGGATTGGTAAAATTATGGCGCGCTTACTATTAGAGCGAGGAGCAAAAGTGATACTTTGGGACATCAATAAATTAAAGATTGATGAAACTATTTCAGAATTGGCTAGCAAAGGGACGGTTGTAGGATTTATTGTGGATGTTTCTGATAGCAATCAAATTGAACAAACAGCTAAAAAAGTAAAAAAAGAAATTGGCGTAGTAGACGTATTGATAAATAATGCAGGTATTGTTGCAGGAAAATATTTTCATGAACATACCACATTAGATATTTCAAAAACAATGGACATTAATGCGAGTGCTCCAATGCTCATAACCAAAGAATTTCTGAATGATATGCTCGACCAGAACTCTGGTCATATTTGTAATATTGCTTCTTCTGGAGGTTTAATCTCGAACCCTAAAATGTCGGTATATGCAGCAAGTAAATGGTCGGTAATTGGTTGGTCCGATAGTTTGCGTTTGGAGATGAAATTGCTAAAAAAGAACATCAATATCACAACGATAATGCCGTATTACATTAATACAGGAATGTTTGACGGCGTAAAATCAAAAATACCTATTCTAGCACCAGAAACTGCTGCACTTGCAATTATTAAGGCGATGGAGCAAAAGAAAAGAATGGTAACTATTCCAGGATATATGTATAGACTTACAAGAATAGGGCAAGGTTTTATGTCTATTAATGTGTTCGACTGGTTTGCGGGGAAGGTCTTAGGAATTTACAAAACGATGGAGCATTTTACAGGTCATAAAAAATAA
- a CDS encoding Crp/Fnr family transcriptional regulator, with protein MSDQFKNIQQVISSYIEISDEEWSYYSSMLQVKTLKKKITILSEGTICKEVFFVNSGLLRIYFVDNNGEEKTFHFALEKTFATDYKSFLKEIPSNYSIQAMEDTEVLVMSLEMVQNGYKKLRFGEKLGRRIAEDYFFMFNDKIQAMYTQTPLERYNNLTASFPNIFQRVPQHLIASYLNISSVHLSRLKNAI; from the coding sequence ATGAGCGATCAATTCAAAAACATACAGCAAGTTATTTCTAGTTATATTGAAATTAGCGATGAAGAATGGTCTTACTATTCATCCATGTTACAAGTAAAAACACTTAAGAAAAAGATAACCATTCTTTCTGAAGGAACTATTTGTAAAGAGGTGTTTTTTGTAAATAGCGGCTTGTTAAGAATTTATTTTGTTGATAATAACGGAGAAGAAAAAACATTTCACTTTGCCTTAGAAAAAACATTTGCTACTGATTATAAGAGTTTTTTAAAAGAAATACCTTCAAATTATTCAATTCAGGCAATGGAAGATACAGAGGTTTTAGTCATGTCACTTGAAATGGTTCAAAATGGATATAAGAAGTTGAGGTTTGGTGAAAAGTTAGGCAGACGCATTGCAGAAGATTATTTTTTTATGTTTAATGACAAAATTCAAGCGATGTATACGCAAACTCCATTAGAGAGATATAATAATTTAACTGCTAGTTTTCCCAATATATTTCAGCGAGTTCCACAACATTTAATTGCTTCTTATTTAAATATTAGTTCCGTGCATCTTAGTCGCCTTAAAAATGCTATTTAA